Proteins encoded within one genomic window of bacterium:
- a CDS encoding sensor protein, producing MALTWTAGLLFLRANLGSERKALLEVSRAQADAEAANQRLAGANLCLSEAVATARTNALSAELANRTKSEFLANMSHEIRTPMNGIVGMSSLLGDTALDAEQREYLEAIQASAANLLTVINDILDFSKIEAGKLELDLCEFSPADLAHDSLRSLAMQAQRKGLEFVSFVDPALPATLVGDPVRLGQILINLVGNAVKFTERGEIVLRAEALRVADDAVELQVSVLDTGIGIEADKLGRIFNSFEQGDGGVTRRFGGTGLGLSISRALAEMMGGRLWVESTPGEGSSFHLQLSLRPGETATPMHSAPAARPAARPAVLAAP from the coding sequence ATGGCCCTCACCTGGACCGCAGGGCTCCTCTTCCTGCGCGCCAACCTGGGCAGCGAGCGGAAGGCCCTGCTGGAGGTGAGCCGGGCGCAGGCCGACGCCGAGGCCGCGAACCAGCGGCTGGCCGGGGCCAACCTGTGCCTGAGCGAAGCCGTCGCCACTGCGCGGACGAACGCGCTCTCGGCGGAGCTGGCCAACCGCACGAAGAGCGAGTTCCTCGCAAACATGAGCCACGAGATCCGCACGCCGATGAACGGCATCGTCGGCATGAGTTCGCTGCTCGGGGACACGGCCCTCGACGCCGAACAACGCGAGTACCTGGAAGCGATCCAGGCCTCGGCGGCCAACCTCCTCACGGTGATCAACGACATCCTCGACTTCTCGAAGATCGAGGCGGGCAAGCTGGAGCTGGATCTCTGCGAGTTCTCCCCGGCGGATCTCGCCCACGACAGCCTGCGCAGCCTGGCGATGCAGGCGCAGCGCAAGGGTCTCGAGTTCGTGAGCTTCGTCGATCCGGCGCTGCCGGCGACGCTGGTCGGCGATCCCGTGCGCCTGGGCCAGATCCTGATCAACCTGGTCGGCAACGCGGTGAAGTTCACGGAGCGCGGCGAGATCGTGCTGCGCGCCGAAGCGCTGCGAGTGGCGGACGATGCGGTCGAGCTGCAAGTCAGCGTGCTGGACACGGGAATCGGCATCGAGGCGGACAAGCTGGGGCGGATCTTCAACTCCTTCGAGCAGGGCGATGGGGGCGTCACGCGCCGCTTCGGCGGCACGGGGCTGGGGCTGAGCATTTCGCGGGCCTTGGCGGAGATGATGGGCGGCCGCCTCTGGGTTGAAAGCACGCCGGGCGAGGGGAGTAGCTTCCACCTGCAGCTCAGCCTGCGGCCCGGTGAGACGGCGACGCCGATGCACTCGGCGCCGGCGGCGCGGCCGGCGGCGCGGCCGGCGGTGCTGGCGGCGCCC